The proteins below come from a single Fusobacterium nucleatum genomic window:
- the guaB gene encoding IMP dehydrogenase: MMNGKIVKEGITFDDVLLIPAKSNVLPNEVSLKTRLTKKITLNLPILSAAMDTVTESDLAIALARQGGIGFIHKNMSIEEQAAEVDRVKRSESGMITNPITLNKDSRVYQAEELMSRYKISGLPVIEDDGKLIGIITNRDIKYRKELDQPVGDIMTSKGLITAPVGTTLEQAKEILLANRIEKLPITDQNGYLKGLITIKDIDNIIQYPNACKDDLGKLRCGAAVGIAHDTIERVKALVKAGVDIVTVDSAHGHSQGVIDMIKEIKKNFPNLDIIGGNIVTAEAAKELIEAGVSAVKVGIGPGSICTTRVVAGVGVPQLTAINDVYEYCKDKNIGVIADGGIKLSGDIVKALAAGGDCVMLGGLLAGTKEAPGEEIILEGRRFKIYVGMGSIAAMKRGSKDRYFQAEERDNSKLVPEGIEGRIAYKGSVKDVIFQLAGGIRAGMGYCGTKTIKDLQINGKFVKITGAGLIESHPHDITITKEAPNYSK; the protein is encoded by the coding sequence AAAGAAGGAATAACCTTTGATGATGTTCTATTAATACCTGCAAAATCTAATGTGCTTCCTAATGAAGTTAGTTTAAAAACAAGACTTACAAAAAAAATCACATTAAATTTACCAATTTTAAGTGCTGCTATGGATACAGTTACTGAATCAGACTTGGCAATAGCTCTTGCAAGACAAGGTGGAATAGGCTTTATTCACAAAAATATGTCTATTGAAGAACAGGCAGCTGAGGTTGACAGAGTAAAAAGATCAGAAAGTGGAATGATAACAAATCCTATAACACTTAATAAAGATAGTAGAGTTTATCAAGCAGAAGAATTGATGAGTAGATATAAAATTTCTGGTTTACCTGTAATAGAAGATGATGGGAAATTAATAGGAATAATTACAAATAGAGATATTAAATATCGTAAAGAACTTGATCAGCCTGTTGGAGATATAATGACAAGTAAAGGGTTAATTACTGCTCCTGTAGGAACAACATTGGAACAAGCAAAAGAAATTTTACTTGCAAATAGAATTGAAAAATTACCAATAACTGATCAAAATGGATATTTAAAAGGTTTAATCACAATAAAAGATATAGACAACATAATCCAATATCCAAATGCTTGTAAAGATGATTTAGGAAAATTAAGATGTGGTGCAGCAGTTGGGATTGCTCATGATACAATAGAAAGAGTTAAAGCCTTAGTGAAGGCAGGAGTAGATATTGTAACTGTTGATTCTGCTCATGGTCATTCACAAGGTGTAATAGATATGATAAAAGAAATTAAGAAGAATTTTCCTAATTTAGATATAATTGGTGGAAATATAGTTACAGCAGAAGCAGCAAAAGAACTTATTGAAGCAGGAGTGTCAGCAGTAAAAGTTGGAATAGGTCCAGGTTCTATTTGTACAACAAGGGTTGTAGCTGGAGTTGGAGTACCTCAACTTACAGCAATAAATGATGTTTATGAATATTGTAAAGATAAAAATATTGGTGTAATAGCTGATGGAGGGATAAAATTATCAGGAGATATAGTTAAAGCCTTAGCAGCTGGTGGAGATTGTGTAATGCTTGGAGGATTACTAGCAGGAACAAAAGAAGCACCAGGAGAAGAAATAATACTTGAAGGAAGAAGATTCAAAATATATGTAGGTATGGGTTCAATAGCTGCAATGAAAAGAGGTTCAAAAGATAGATATTTCCAAGCAGAAGAAAGAGATAATTCAAAATTAGTTCCAGAAGGAATAGAAGGTCGTATTGCATATAAGGGTTCAGTTAAAGATGTGATATTTCAACTTGCAGGTGGTATAAGAGCAGGAATGGGATATTGTGGAACTAAAACAATAAAAGATTTACAAATCAATGGTAAATTTGTTAAAATAACAGGGGCAGGTTTAATAGAAAGCCACCCACATGATATAACAATAACAAAAGAAGCACCAAATTATTCTAAATAG